A single genomic interval of Stieleria maiorica harbors:
- a CDS encoding Hsp70 family protein yields MPDHKTQPPVGIDLGTTFSAVAYLDADGRPETIRNSEGDLTTPSAVFFDQKRPIVGMEAVEAGLLEPDRLAQFAKRNVGEQHYEKSIRGKHLPAEVIQALVLRKLKTDAELKLGRITEAVITVPAFFNEPCRKATQDAGRLAGLDVLDIINEPTAAAITYGVQQGFLGTARDGEPLTSRGRELVLVYDLGGGTFDVTVMEIEKGNFNTIATAGDVYLGGIDWDNRMVDLIAEAFLAQHGHDPREDPQAEQELLRKANQTKHALTQRESVTVAFASDGRRLRTEISQQAFSERCVDLVERTIMTVHLVLDDAGIDWPDLTRLILVGGSTRMPMIRDELQQLSGMELDRSLSPDEAVSHGAALYAGMLSAGAKDKTGISVTNVNSHDLGVLAVDPKSNKPRRKIMIPRNSKLPARKTVRFRTHVNNQANVKIQIVEGGDKRGINATPIGKCVVADLPKGTPKGTNVDVRFDYRADGRLTVHASLPEIDRKITMTLNRAAGLSDDEIGTWTKRLDEGLSDAMLAGMVEGDDGPADDSVSDSGDVLPDDGPAAEDAAAEVQGSVQGFAALQHVEFEPAAPATPVASAPATPVASAGAAAGAAAVLGVSASKTPHSPTPSAPNPQSPNIQASGSPASGGPAPTDPARTADAVREPTPKFSVGVGDAIKIETDQASAPAAKLSSGDAQSLAAATGSAKPTISEKPQLALDPKDAVPAVKADANDLAMLAALSGKAPAPKKGDVPLIVTDHPSGNDGANKAAEIKPAPKPKKSGGLFGRKRK; encoded by the coding sequence ATGCCTGATCACAAGACGCAACCACCGGTCGGAATCGACCTCGGCACCACCTTTTCCGCGGTCGCTTACCTGGATGCCGACGGTCGCCCGGAAACGATTCGCAACTCCGAAGGCGACCTGACCACGCCAAGCGCCGTCTTTTTTGACCAGAAACGACCGATCGTGGGCATGGAAGCGGTCGAAGCGGGATTGCTGGAACCGGACCGCTTGGCCCAGTTCGCCAAACGCAACGTCGGCGAGCAACACTATGAAAAATCGATTCGCGGCAAACACTTGCCGGCCGAAGTCATCCAGGCGCTGGTGCTGCGAAAACTAAAGACCGACGCCGAATTGAAACTCGGCCGAATCACCGAAGCGGTGATCACGGTCCCGGCATTCTTTAACGAACCCTGTCGCAAGGCGACCCAGGACGCGGGACGGCTGGCGGGACTCGACGTGCTGGACATCATCAACGAGCCGACTGCCGCGGCGATCACCTATGGCGTCCAACAAGGTTTCTTGGGGACCGCCCGAGACGGTGAACCGCTGACCAGTCGTGGGCGCGAATTGGTGTTGGTCTACGACCTCGGCGGCGGCACCTTTGACGTCACGGTGATGGAAATCGAAAAAGGGAATTTCAACACGATCGCGACTGCCGGGGATGTTTATCTGGGAGGCATCGATTGGGACAACCGGATGGTCGACCTGATCGCCGAAGCCTTCCTTGCCCAGCACGGACACGACCCCCGCGAAGACCCGCAGGCCGAACAGGAACTGCTCCGCAAGGCCAATCAAACCAAACACGCGCTCACCCAGCGTGAATCGGTCACCGTCGCCTTTGCCAGCGACGGCCGACGGTTGCGGACCGAGATTTCCCAACAGGCGTTTTCGGAGCGCTGCGTGGACCTGGTCGAGCGAACGATCATGACGGTGCATTTGGTTCTGGACGATGCCGGGATCGATTGGCCCGATCTGACGCGATTGATCCTGGTCGGCGGCTCGACCCGAATGCCGATGATCCGCGACGAACTGCAACAGTTAAGCGGCATGGAACTCGATCGCTCGCTGTCGCCGGACGAGGCGGTCAGCCACGGTGCGGCACTCTACGCCGGCATGTTGTCCGCCGGCGCCAAGGACAAAACCGGCATCTCGGTGACGAACGTCAATTCGCACGATCTGGGCGTCTTGGCCGTCGACCCGAAATCGAACAAGCCACGCCGCAAAATCATGATCCCGCGGAACAGCAAACTGCCGGCCCGCAAGACCGTACGGTTTCGGACGCACGTCAACAATCAAGCCAACGTCAAAATCCAAATCGTCGAAGGCGGCGACAAACGCGGCATCAATGCCACTCCGATCGGCAAGTGCGTCGTCGCCGATTTGCCCAAAGGCACCCCCAAGGGAACCAATGTCGACGTGCGTTTCGATTACCGTGCCGACGGGCGTCTGACGGTCCACGCCTCGCTGCCCGAAATCGATCGCAAGATCACCATGACACTCAATCGCGCGGCCGGGTTGTCCGATGACGAAATCGGAACCTGGACCAAGCGATTGGACGAAGGGCTGAGCGATGCCATGCTGGCCGGCATGGTCGAAGGCGACGACGGCCCGGCGGACGATTCGGTTTCCGACTCCGGCGACGTCCTACCTGACGATGGTCCCGCCGCGGAAGACGCCGCGGCCGAGGTCCAGGGGAGCGTCCAAGGGTTTGCCGCACTCCAACACGTCGAATTCGAACCGGCGGCCCCCGCCACGCCGGTCGCATCGGCCCCCGCCACGCCGGTCGCATCGGCCGGCGCGGCGGCCGGCGCGGCGGCAGTTTTGGGCGTCTCGGCCTCCAAGACACCCCACTCGCCGACTCCGTCAGCCCCCAACCCCCAGTCCCCCAACATCCAAGCGTCCGGCTCCCCTGCATCTGGCGGCCCTGCTCCCACCGATCCTGCACGAACAGCCGACGCGGTGCGTGAACCGACGCCGAAGTTTTCGGTCGGTGTGGGTGATGCGATCAAGATTGAAACCGATCAAGCGTCCGCGCCGGCGGCGAAGTTGTCCAGCGGCGATGCCCAGAGCTTGGCCGCCGCGACCGGATCGGCAAAGCCAACGATCTCCGAAAAACCGCAACTGGCACTCGACCCCAAAGACGCCGTCCCGGCGGTCAAGGCCGACGCCAACGATCTTGCGATGCTGGCCGCCTTGAGCGGAAAGGCCCCCGCGCCCAAAAAAGGCGACGTGCCGTTGATCGTGACCGATCATCCAAGTGGCAACGATGGGGCAAACAAGGCCGCTGAGATCAAACCCGCTCCCAAGCCGAAGAAATCCGGTGGCCTATTCGGTCGCAAACGAAAATGA
- a CDS encoding sugar phosphate isomerase/epimerase family protein — MQLGYVTAILPDADLKQVFQTAAQIGYDCVEVMCWPKGKATRRYAGITHIDVHVLDDATVQSIHSLQQESGVTISGLGYYPNALSPDREEAALAVEHIRAVILAAAHLGIGTMNTFIGRDWTKNVDDNWPRFLETWKPIIELAEKHDVRVGIENCPMFFTNDEWPAGKNLAHSPAIWQRMFDDIDSDHFGLNFDPSHLIFQHIDYLAPLAEFADKLFHVHAKDVRVDRAKLDRVGVLANPNEWHSPKLPGMGDVDWGQFFGALTDTGYNGPVCVEVEDRAYEGSDEDCLRALKQSYTFLRNYVV, encoded by the coding sequence ATGCAACTCGGTTACGTCACCGCGATTCTTCCCGACGCGGATTTGAAGCAAGTTTTTCAAACGGCCGCCCAGATCGGCTACGACTGTGTCGAGGTGATGTGTTGGCCGAAGGGGAAGGCGACGCGTCGCTATGCCGGCATCACCCACATCGATGTTCACGTTCTGGATGACGCGACCGTCCAGTCGATTCACTCCCTGCAGCAAGAAAGCGGCGTCACGATCAGCGGATTGGGCTACTATCCCAACGCACTGTCTCCCGATCGCGAGGAGGCGGCACTGGCGGTCGAGCACATTCGGGCCGTTATCCTTGCCGCCGCCCACTTGGGCATCGGCACGATGAACACCTTCATCGGCCGCGATTGGACCAAGAACGTCGATGACAATTGGCCGCGTTTCTTGGAGACCTGGAAACCGATCATCGAGCTGGCCGAAAAGCACGATGTGCGAGTCGGGATCGAAAACTGCCCGATGTTTTTCACCAACGACGAATGGCCGGCGGGAAAGAACCTGGCCCATTCACCGGCCATCTGGCAACGAATGTTTGACGACATCGACAGCGACCATTTCGGGCTGAACTTTGACCCTTCGCACCTGATCTTCCAGCACATCGACTACCTTGCACCGCTGGCCGAATTTGCCGATAAATTGTTTCACGTCCATGCCAAGGATGTGCGTGTCGACCGGGCGAAACTCGACCGCGTCGGCGTTCTGGCCAACCCCAACGAGTGGCATTCTCCAAAATTGCCGGGCATGGGCGACGTCGATTGGGGGCAGTTTTTCGGGGCGCTGACGGACACGGGGTACAACGGCCCGGTTTGCGTGGAAGTCGAAGATCGTGCCTATGAGGGTTCCGACGAAGACTGTTTGCGTGCGTTGAAACAGTCGTATACCTTCCTCCGCAATTACGTTGTTTAA